ATTCATGGAAGCGAAGATGATGCCCAGCCACCATTCGGCGCAGAGGAAGCTGTTGGACGAAATAATACACAAGATTAGGGATTGGCAACCTGGCGAATCGTCTTTCGAACCAACCGTTATCGACTGGGTCATCAAACTACAAACATTGGCTGACCACATCCTTCCCAACCACATCGCCGATAGTTTGAACGCAATTGACGTGGATATCGATGATCCTACATGTGCGTTTTGGGCCAAGTCGAAACTTGATGCCTTCGTTCCCATCATTGAAGACGCGCTCGCCTCCATCTCGAGAGGTGGGGTGCCACCTCCTAACCCAGATCTGCCTGACAACATTACCAGAGATTACGAGGAGGCTGCGACTATCGTGGAGCTCTCTCCACGTGGTGCTGCGGCATTGCTGCGCCTGTGTATTCAGAATCTTTGCATACATCTCGGCGAACCGGGGAAACGTTTGAATAAAGATATAGGTGAGCTGGTTGCGAAGGGCTTGGATGGGCGCGTCCAGCAAGCATTGGATACGGTCAGAGTCCTAGGCAACGAAGCCGTTCATCCAGGTACACTTGACCTAAAAGACGATCATCAAACTGTCAAGAAGATGTTTGCCCTCGTCAATATGATTGCCAAAGAGATGATAACCCTTCCAAGGGAGAGGGACGATCTTTTCAACACGCTTCCTGAAAACAAACGCGAGGACATTGATAAGCGCGATAAGGAGGTGAAAGCTGCAGCCTCCAGATCCCGTAGAGCTGACTGACTGGGATCGTCTGCACGGCCGCGGGGCGCCCAACGGGCACCTCCGGAATCAAACGTGTCTCTAGCACAGGATGCAGTCTTTTGGCTTCTACTATCACACTCGCAGAATGCGAGCCTGACCATGTGCACACATAATCAGGCATACGCCCCTCGTGGCGGTCCATATCAATCTCGCTGATGGAAAAGCCCAATACTTTCATGAGCGCGGGAGTAATTAAGCGGTTACATACCTCAGATTCCTGAGCCTTGGGCTTTTTTTTAAGCTCGTTCAGGGCGTTGGCGTACCAAGCCATTTAAACAATTTGTGAAACTTAGGTGAATGTCAAGTAGCCGAGGGGAATCTCACCCCTCGGCTCTCACGGAACCGTGCGTGAGCCTCTCAACTCACACGGCTCTTACCATACAGCCGTTTGGAATTGAGTAAAGGTGGACCATAAAGAAACTCCCAGTGCACAAACAGCCCAGAATTTTGACGCGCAAACTTATCCAGCCATCGCCATGATCGTCTCCAATGCCCTCTAAACCGCTTGTACTTCCGCATCATCCATCGGATCAGATGTTGGTTAATGCTCTGAAAGAGCCTTCTCAGCTCGGATTTGAAGAATGCGCCATAGTAGTCTATCCATCCGCGTACCGTGGCATTGATCTTGCCAGCGATATACTCCATGGGGCGAGGACTCATGCGAGCCAACCCCCAACTACGAATGGTTTCCCGTATGGCCTTCGCCGCCTTCCGGCTCACCGCTGGATTGAACCCTAGAAAAATCCTGCCCTCACGACTCATGGTCATTCTTGGTCGAAGCGTGTAGCCCAAAAAATCAAATGAAACGTTTGGATACGTGCCGTTTCGGCGCGTCTGTTTGCAGTATACAATCCGGGTTTTGTCCGGATGTAAGGTTAGCTGACAAACCGTAAAACGATCCTTCAGCACCTGCCAAAGGTCTCGGGCTTGTTCCTCGCTTGTGCAGTGACACACGATGTCGTCTGCGTAACGCTCAAATGGAATCTGCGGATAATTCAGTGCCATCCATTTGTCAAACGCGTAATACAGAAACAGATTCGCCAACAGTGGACTGATGACTCCGCCTTGCGGGGTCCCGACATCCCGAGCCTCTTCCGTTCCGTCTGGATGGATCACCGGGGCCGTCAGCCAGCGCTCTATGTATAAGAGTACCCACTTCTGATCCGTGTGACGCCGTACCGCTTTCATCAACAGTTCATGGTCTATCGTGTCAAAATATGCCTTGATATCCATGTCCAATACCCATGCTCGCCGCCAGCATCGCGTTCGCGTCTGTCGCAGCGCATCATGTGCCGATTTATTCGGTCGGTATCCATAAGAATCGGAATGGAACTCGCGTTCCAAGACCGGCTCTAATTCCTGCTTGACCACCATCTGTGCCACCCGATCCGCTACCGTTGGTATTCCCAGAGGGCCAAAGCCGTAGTCTCGCCACGTATATGCCGCAGGCCAGTTGGCCAATAAACAGGTTCCCGCAACCTCGTCCCGGAATTAATATACGACCCCGGTTTTGACCATCATCTTCTATTTTCGACACGTAATCCATGGTTCACTTTCGTTCGACTCTACGACCCACACCTTATAGGTTTCTATACCTACCTTTTCCCAGCACGCTCACCACGATACCTCTTTAATGCCGCAGCTGTGGGTGGTTTGCAACCTCCGCCTGTACAGCGGTTGCGGGGGGGCCTGCCCCCATCCCTTGCACAGTTACAATACATGTTGGCTATGTCATTATCTTCACCTCACATGTATTTAAGTGGCACACTATATATATCAGTAACCCAGATTACTACGTCCGTTTTGACGTTTCTTCACCTGTTGCCGGTCTTGGTGCACCAAGACCGGTCTTACATAGGCTCCACATCCATTTATGGACGCCATCCCGGACGCCCAGATGATCATTGCTGCGTTAATGTCCGGGTTCCGTTCAAACCCACACTCCAAGCATCTATACTTGGAGTTCTACCACAAATGTTGCGGAAAAAGGTCTAGGCCTCCACGGAAGAATAGAATTGCGATTCTGAAATTTTCAAACGTTCTGTACCCTCTACCGACCGTTTTAATCTCTTGAATTTTTCCGTTGATTCGCTCTCCTTGGTGTTGCACTACGGGCGACGAAGAACGTTGCGAGTCCGACCGACTTTACGAGAAGAACAGATTCACGGTCCGGCACCTTCCCAGTCTACAGGATCTCTCGAATCAATGCCTCCAGTTCAAGTTTTCGAAAATTGCCGGCGGCGATGCCGAGGTCGCGGGCAAAAGCTTTCAACTCGGCAGCGTAGAAGTACCCGTTGTCGAACTCTTCGACACTCATCCCCCGGTGTAATGTGCTCATGCTCGAACTATTTTGGTGACAATTTACCGGAGTCTATTCATTTAAGCAAGAAACACTCAACCTAGTTTTGCCACATTTAGTGATATAAACCTTAGGCCGAGACAATTCAAATCGGTGCCATTGTTGAATCACCTTGGCACTGAAAGAGGTGGAGCCATGACCGAAGCCATTCAAACACATGGATCAACTCCGTGCCCTGCAAGTCATCCATTAGAACATGCGCGGCGACAACAAGTAGAATATGCCCACAAGTGGTCACGAGTGTCATCACGAATGCCATCATATGTCGACTGACTCTGAGACTAGGTCTCGCTATAGCAATCCACCTATAATTGAGGCGATATGCGAGTTTTACTTCGCACCTGGACTGGAATGGGATCCTACCCTACCCGGCAAACTGCACACTAATTTGGGAGATGAGTATCCGGGGAAACCACGGCATCAGGAAAGTATCGAATTTGGGGTGCAATTTCGAGGAGGATCCCCCCAAAATTTCCAGTTTGGGGAGGGGCCTAAGAAAGTCCAGCTGATTACAGAGAACGAGAAACGGATAGTCGGGATTGGGCGTGATGTACTCAGCGTGCACATGCTCCGTCCTTATCAGGATCCACACGATTCGGACAAGACAGGATGGGACGAGTTTCGACCTCGGATCAGTAGGGCACTCAGCGCTTACTGGGAAGTGGTACGACCGCAAGGAGTGAAAAGAGTCGGCATCAGGTACATAAACAAGCTTGTTGTCCCCGGAGAAGTGACGACAGCCAAGGAATATCTGAATTGTGCCTTGCCCGAGGTGGATGGCCTGCCAAGTCGTTTGGTCAACCTTATGAGCCAAGTTGAATATGCCTATCGCGACGGTGTAAAGCTGGCCTTGTCCCAGGGAAAGGTTGAGGGTGGATTTATACTCGACATCGCCGTGATTGGAGAGAGCGACGACGTACTTACTCTGGAGGACACGGGTGCACTAGTAGACGACCTTCGCGGTCGAGAGAGAGAAGCGTTTGAAGCTGTTATTACAGATAAAGCAAGAGGACTTTTCAATGCAGCTTGAGTGGCCCACAGCCGCGCAAAAAACAGACTGGGTTATTATGCTGCCCCTCCCAGGGCAGCCGCACAGCCGGCCATGGACATCAGATGTTCCGCGCGGTCCATTGATCTCGTCCGTGTCACTTGCGGCTTCGCCGGATGTTGTTGAGTTACAGAAAATGTATGTGGTTATCAAACAGACACTGCAATCCACTTGGGCCATGGCGGATCAACGGGATGCGATGCAAGGACTGTTCCACTTAAGGAACTCGTTGTATGCCTCGTTCGAGGCCGAACCACTTGAAGACGGCATGGATCATCCAGCCGAGGATATCATTGGTGATGTAGTACGATCCACAGATGATCCTCGCGTGTTTGATTGGCTTTCTAGATTTTGTCTTGATGTCGAGCACCCTGCTTTCTCTTCTTCGATATTACGTTGTCTCGGGCGCCAAATGCGTCCCGGAACAGAGTCGTGGCGTGCCGAGCTTGTGCGGAAAGCATTGACAATGAATGATGCCGAGATACGAGACGCAGCACTGCAAGCAGCGGAGTCTTGGGGCGGGTTGAGTATGCGATATATACTTGAGGCTGGGGTACAAAACGAGCCGTTACCGTGGCTTCGAAAGTACATGCAAGATGTCATTGAGGACCTGAGATAGGGAAAATGTATTTAGCGCGGATGATCTCACAGGCTAAATGGGAACGAAAGGAATGGATGGATGAAGGGGAGATCTCGGCAGATGCAGTGACCGCTGATCTTAGAACTCAGAATAACAGTCTATCCTTTTGGAAATGCGCCAAGAAAACGCACAAAGAAATCGAGAACGTCGCACTAGCCATAGCGGCCGGTCGCGATAAAATTGATAAGGTTGAGATTGTACTAATCGACAACGAAGACCTAAAAACTGATGGTCAAAACATAGAGACCTCCAATGGGCGTACGCCCGTCGAAAGCTTGGTCAAGCGTCATGTGGATCTGATGCAGCTCGATTATACCCGTCTCGGCAAAGTCGCGCGTCGCGTAGCGTCTGCAGTTGCCGCCAACCAATGCCATAGGGTATCAAAGCAGCGTGTTCAGACGCTCCTTGTGACAGCGATTACCAGGGATGAGACACTACAGATCGATAGGCTAAACGAAAACCTCCGTCCGCAAGTGCAGAAATTGCTCAATCGATACTGAGATACACTCCAGTAACAAATCGCACCTAAACCTTCGGCTGCATGTGATACTGCCAGCAAGGGTATCACGACCATTTGAGCGTTTGCTCAGCCGTCGCACGGAGCCAATTCCATATTGCTAGCCTCGTTTATGATTGTGTTGTATCCGTAGGTACACGAATTACCACAGTTTTCAGAGTCCGGGGTTTCTCTCAGTCCATATCCATGCCCCACCACTTCGTACTTTGTATAGACTGCCCGCGCACTCCTTGATATGATTCTGTAGCGAGCTACTTGACCGCCTCTTCCGCTGCATCACCGAAAGACTACAAACCTGTTCTGATTCCGACTAATGAGTGTCCCTGCCAGCAAAAGATGAGAACGTTGAAAGGGCATTCCTATTCCATTCTCTGACCCAATTCGACTGCACAGTGTTTCATTTGATCGGGCAACATTCCCCGGTTATTCGAGAACAAAGCAATGGTCCAAAATCCTCCAATTCATAATACGACACCACTATGTCTCCCATTGAAGAGGTAGGAGAATTTAACCTGATCCGCCGCCTCGCCTCAATCAGTTTGCCGGGTACCAAGCCACCGGTCATTACTGGAGTCGGGGATGACGCGGCGGTGTACCACCCAAAACCCGGGATGGTACAAGTCGTCACGACAGACGCTTTGATTGAGGGCTATCACTTTGATTTTGACTTCTACAGGATGGACCATGTCGGTTACAAAGCCATGGTCGTAAATCTCAGTGATATCGCTGCAATGAATGCTCAGCCCATACTGGCGACCGTAGCACTGGGGATACCTGGATCATTTTCAACGGAAGACCTCGAGTCTCTCTACCGTGGCCTCACTAATGCGGCTTCCAAATACGGTGTCCAGATTATTGGCGGGGATACGACGCGTTCGCCGGTGCTTTTGCTGTCAATCACGATCATCGGTGAAGCGCCTGGAACCAACCTAGTGCATCGAAACGGGGCCAGCCCCGGTGACAGCATCTGTGTCAGTGGAAATTTAGGGGATGCCGCAGCCGGACTTGATCTGCTACGCAGCCATACTGAACCCAACACACTCGAACCTGAAGTGTGGGATGTCCTCACTACCCGTCACCTGATGCCTACCCCCCGGCTTGATCTCATACACGAATGGGCACAGAAAGAAGTGCGCCCCTCTGCCCTCATTGACATATCAGACGGACTCGCTAATGAAGTGCATCATATCTGTGCAGCATCCAGCTGTGGAGCTATCCTGTGGGAGTCCAAGCTCCCCCTGTCCCCGGAGTTGCGCTCAGGAGCCCTGAAATCCCGCACTGTCATTGACTACGCATTAAACGGGGGAGATGACTATGAACTGCTGTTTACCGCCCCTTCTGGAACACTTGAGCGGATGTCTTCAGACTCCTTTACCACCATTGGAGTCATTACCTCAAAGGATGTCCTGATCCACCGGGAAGATGGGACGCTTGAGCCTCTGAAGCCTGAGGGACATGATCATTTCACGGCTGTC
The sequence above is a segment of the Rhodothermaceae bacterium genome. Coding sequences within it:
- a CDS encoding DUF4145 domain-containing protein is translated as MPSHHSAQRKLLDEIIHKIRDWQPGESSFEPTVIDWVIKLQTLADHILPNHIADSLNAIDVDIDDPTCAFWAKSKLDAFVPIIEDALASISRGGVPPPNPDLPDNITRDYEEAATIVELSPRGAAALLRLCIQNLCIHLGEPGKRLNKDIGELVAKGLDGRVQQALDTVRVLGNEAVHPGTLDLKDDHQTVKKMFALVNMIAKEMITLPRERDDLFNTLPENKREDIDKRDKEVKAAASRSRRAD
- the ltrA gene encoding group II intron reverse transcriptase/maturase — protein: MVVKQELEPVLEREFHSDSYGYRPNKSAHDALRQTRTRCWRRAWVLDMDIKAYFDTIDHELLMKAVRRHTDQKWVLLYIERWLTAPVIHPDGTEEARDVGTPQGGVISPLLANLFLYYAFDKWMALNYPQIPFERYADDIVCHCTSEEQARDLWQVLKDRFTVCQLTLHPDKTRIVYCKQTRRNGTYPNVSFDFLGYTLRPRMTMSREGRIFLGFNPAVSRKAAKAIRETIRSWGLARMSPRPMEYIAGKINATVRGWIDYYGAFFKSELRRLFQSINQHLIRWMMRKYKRFRGHWRRSWRWLDKFARQNSGLFVHWEFLYGPPLLNSKRLYGKSRVS
- a CDS encoding TIGR04255 family protein, whose amino-acid sequence is MPTSGHECHHECHHMSTDSETRSRYSNPPIIEAICEFYFAPGLEWDPTLPGKLHTNLGDEYPGKPRHQESIEFGVQFRGGSPQNFQFGEGPKKVQLITENEKRIVGIGRDVLSVHMLRPYQDPHDSDKTGWDEFRPRISRALSAYWEVVRPQGVKRVGIRYINKLVVPGEVTTAKEYLNCALPEVDGLPSRLVNLMSQVEYAYRDGVKLALSQGKVEGGFILDIAVIGESDDVLTLEDTGALVDDLRGREREAFEAVITDKARGLFNAA
- the thiL gene encoding thiamine-phosphate kinase → MSPIEEVGEFNLIRRLASISLPGTKPPVITGVGDDAAVYHPKPGMVQVVTTDALIEGYHFDFDFYRMDHVGYKAMVVNLSDIAAMNAQPILATVALGIPGSFSTEDLESLYRGLTNAASKYGVQIIGGDTTRSPVLLLSITIIGEAPGTNLVHRNGASPGDSICVSGNLGDAAAGLDLLRSHTEPNTLEPEVWDVLTTRHLMPTPRLDLIHEWAQKEVRPSALIDISDGLANEVHHICAASSCGAILWESKLPLSPELRSGALKSRTVIDYALNGGDDYELLFTAPSGTLERMSSDSFTTIGVITSKDVLIHREDGTLEPLKPEGHDHFTAV